One Saccharopolyspora erythraea NRRL 2338 genomic region harbors:
- a CDS encoding helix-turn-helix domain-containing protein: MYPTAVQEQQMLLHCAHARYVWNLAVEQHSHWQKGRRSAPGFAEQCKQLTEARAASEWLRAGNVDVQQQALKDFAYAKQARFSAGFGEPTWRKKHKHEGFRVIGTDRVPACRDDGTPLLNGKGKQVMSRSVVVRKLNKHWAQVKAQAADGYGSGSPAANRRTRKRFG; encoded by the coding sequence ATGTACCCCACCGCAGTGCAGGAGCAGCAGATGCTGTTGCACTGCGCGCACGCGAGGTACGTATGGAACCTCGCCGTGGAGCAGCATTCGCACTGGCAGAAGGGCCGCAGGTCCGCTCCCGGGTTTGCCGAGCAGTGCAAGCAGCTCACTGAAGCCCGCGCTGCCAGCGAGTGGTTGCGCGCTGGGAACGTGGATGTGCAGCAGCAAGCGCTCAAGGACTTCGCCTACGCCAAGCAAGCTCGGTTCAGCGCTGGTTTCGGTGAGCCGACTTGGCGCAAGAAGCACAAGCACGAAGGCTTCCGAGTGATCGGAACCGACCGGGTACCAGCCTGCCGAGACGACGGAACACCGCTGCTCAACGGCAAGGGCAAGCAGGTGATGTCCCGCTCGGTGGTGGTGCGGAAACTCAACAAACACTGGGCACAAGTCAAAGCCCAGGCTGCGGATGGGTACGGTTCCGGCTCTCCCGCCGCCAACCGCCGGACGCGAAAACGTTTCGGGTGA
- a CDS encoding helix-turn-helix transcriptional regulator, with translation MTDLEGLISAPQAAALLGVTRATLYRYASTYDDFPEPVKIGRTVLYQPNELTAWRHDHPAIQKRPVDSPPP, from the coding sequence ATGACAGATTTGGAAGGGTTGATCTCCGCGCCGCAAGCCGCTGCGCTGCTCGGAGTCACCCGCGCGACGCTGTACCGCTACGCCAGCACCTACGACGACTTCCCGGAGCCGGTGAAGATCGGCCGCACCGTCCTCTACCAACCCAACGAGCTGACAGCGTGGAGACACGATCACCCGGCCATCCAAAAACGCCCGGTCGATTCACCCCCGCCCTAA